TCGAATGGATTTCACCGGCGAAGAACGCATCGCCGCGCCGCGGGACGTCGTCTGGGCAGCGCTCAACGATCCCGAGATGATGCGCGGCTGCATTCCGGGCTGCCAGAGCATCGAGCGGCTGTCGCCTGATGTCTTCGAGGCGACGATCAAGGTCAAGTTCAGCCTGCTGTCTGCCACCTTCCATGGGCTGCTGACGCTTTCCAATGTCGATGCACCGAGGAGCTATACGCTGTCGGCCGAAGGCAAGGGCGGCCTTGCCGGCTTCGCCAGGGGCAGCGCCGATGTCGTGCTTGAGGAACGGGGAGCCGAGACGATCCTGCGCTACCGGTCGAAGGCCGAACTCGGCGGCAGGCTCGCCCAGCTCGGCGCCCGCCTGCTCGATTCGACCTCGCAGAGGCTCGCCGAAGGGTTCTTTTCGGACTTCAATGCTGCCGTCGTCGCGAAGATGGCAGCCGGTTAGGCTTGGCGCGGGCCGGGGGTGTTTAAATCGACGTCATGACGTGGACCATCAGGCCGCCGCGGGCGGAAGATCAGGAAGTGCTTGCGGAGATTTACCTTTCCGTGCGCCGCGAAACATTCGTCTGGGTCGATCCGGGCAAATTCCATCGCGAGGATTTCGCCGCCCATACCAATGGCGAGACGGTCTTCGTCTGCGCGCATGAAAGCGGCAGCGTCGCCGGCTTCCTGTCGCTTTGGCCGGAGGACGACTTCATCCACATGCTCTACCTAAAACCGGAATTCCAGGGTCAGGGCGCCGGCACGGCGCTGCTGCACGCCCTGCCGGAATGGCCGCAGCACCGGTATCGGCTGAAGTGCCTGGTGAAGAACCGGCGGGCAAAGGCGTTCTACCTCGCCCACGGTTTCCAGGTGACCGGCAACGGCACCTCCCCGGAGGGCGACTATGAGGAACTGAGCTTTTTTCCGGTTTGACGGCCGCCGAAAGCCGGCCGCCGAACCCGAGCCAATCGAATGCTGACCAGTTTTACCGCGCCGGCAGCTGCCCGGCAATTTCTTCTGCGCGGTTCTTGTGGCGGTCGGCCTCGCTTTGCCAGCGGATGGCCTCCTTGGCCTCGGTGCGGGCGCGCTTGCGGTGTTTGCCCTGGCTGAACCAGGTGGCGGCCGCCCCGATCAGCATGCCCGTGATCAGCGCGACGACCAGGAAGACGAAGAAGGGCGCGGAAACTGCAAGCACCTGGTCTTCCGGCCGGAACGGATTGAAGGCGAGCGTGACGCTCTGCCGGTTGGCGACGCAGAAGACGATGAGGATGACGCCGAGCGGCAGCAGAATCAACAGGTTGACGATCTTCTTGGCCATTTGAGGTCTCCACGCGGCAGATTGCGCCGGTATTTTTGAAGGGCGCGTTTCATGCTTGCAGCGCCACGCGTCTTTGTAAGACGCGGAAAGCACGATGAACTACCAGAATAGGAAAACGGCCCTCGAGTTCAAGTGCGGTTTCGCCGCAGGCAGCGACGGCTCAATCCTCTTCGTCGGCCTGGCCGGGATTAAGCCGCTCGCGCAGCTCCTTGCCGGTCTTGAAGAAGGGAACCCACTTCTCCTCGACGAAGACGGTATCGCCGGTCCGCGGGTTGCGGCCGGAGCGCGAAGGGCGGTTCTTGACCGAAAAGGCGCCAAAGCCGCGCAATTCGACTCGGTTACCCGCAGCCAGTGCATCCGTGATCTCGTCGAGAACCGCGTTGACGATATTCTCGACGTCGCGATGATAGAGATGCGGGTTGCGTGCCGCAACAATCTGCACCAATTCGGACTTGATCACTTTCGCCCCCTTAAATTATTGATTTCTTATCAATCGTGGCCAACCTGCCAAACTGAAAGCAGCCCGTCAAGAAGCAACTTTGGGGGCAGGATTCCATTGATATCCTGGGTTTTCATGAGATCACCATAACCGAAGATCGTAATCAACCGCGAAACAGCCCCAGCGAGCAGAAAGGGCGTATTGCTCTTCTTGTCCCAGTCTACCATCGGCAGATCGCTGTCGACGCCGCGTGACGTCAGATAGGCGCGGATCTCAGCCTCGCCGCCGATTGTATCGACGAGTTTAGCCTTCAGCGCCTGGCGGCCGGTATAGATCGTGCCGTCGGCCAGTTTCAGCGCCTCGTCGCGCGGCAGCTTGCGCCGGTCGGCGACCAGGTCGACGAACCAGTTATAGCTGTCGACCACCATGTTGCGGATCATCGCCTTGGCTTCCTCGCTCGCCTCGTGGAAGGGCGAGGGCTCGGCCTTCAGCGGCGAGGACTTGATCTCCTGCAGCGAGACGCCGATTTTGTCGAGCAGCGGCTGGATCTGCGGATACTGGAAGATGACGCCGATCGAACCGGTGATCGAGCTGTCGCCGGCAATGATCGTATCGCCGGCGGTGGCGATCATGTAGCCGGCGGAAGCGGCAAGCGTGCGCACGTCGGAGACGACAGGCTTCTTGGCCGATATCGCACGGATCGCCTTGAAGACTTTTTCGCCGCCATAGGTCGTGCCGCCGGGCGAGGAGATCGAAATCACCGCTGCCTTCACCTGGTCGCTGGTTTCGACCTTCTTCAGCCGCTCGAGAAGCTCGTCGTCGTCGACGATCAGCCCGGATATCGTCACATGGGCGATGTGCGGGCGCTGCGTCCCGGCATCGCCGAGAGCAAAGCGGTAGAAGGCGAAACCAAGTGCCACGATGAGGGCCACCGCGACGAGGCGCCAGAAGCCGAGCTTGCGGCGCAGCCGCCGGCGATCGGCGATCATCGAACTGTCCATAGAAACCTCCAGCGCTGGCACCGGTTTCGGCTTGCCGCCGATCGATCCGGTGAAATAGGGTGGCAGCGGCCCGTACGAATGCCACTTTTCAATGTTTTTCCATTTTGTTGCTTGTTGCAGAAAAAATTCCATATTGGCAAGCCAATGTAATAATGCGAAACGAACTGTGATTGGCGGCCGGCTTTGTTATAGAGGCGCGGCGATCACCGCACATGGACGAGGCTTATGCTCGATACCCTGAAGAACAACGGACATGCCGCCTATTCAGGGTCCGGCAGGAGCGCTTATGGCGATGCGTTGTTCCATTCCGCCCGCGTGCGGCGGCTGAAGATATTGCTGCCTGTGGCGGCCCTCATCATCGCGGCGAGCCTCACCGCGGTGGCGTTGGTCAGCATCTATCTGCCCGAGAACATCAAGATGGAAGGCGCCAAGATCGAGAACGGCAAGGTCGTGATGGAAAAGCCGGCGATATCAGGCCGCAATTCCGACGGCATCAATTATTCGATGCTGGCCGAAAGGGCGCTGCAGGATATCCGCAATCCCGATCTCATCACCCTCGAGACCATCAAGGCCGCCGTGCCGATGAATGACGGCCTGATCGCCCGCGTCGTCGCCTCGACCGCCGATTACAACCGCGCCACCGACAATCTGCATATGACGGCTCCCTTCACCCTGGTGCTGAGCAGTGGCCTCAATGCGAATTTCCAGTCCGCGCAGCTCGACATCAAGGGCGGAAACATGCGGAGCGACGACCCCGTCACCATCACCAAGGACAATGCCTCCATTGTTGCGAAGACGCTTCAGATAACGGATAAGGGACGGGTGATCACATTCGAGGGGAATGTTCGCATGAATGTCGATCCATCCACCATCCATAAACAGGGCACTTAACCAGCCGGGTCATCCATGACAAAAGATTGTCGCATTTCCACTTGCAAGACTGGCTTGGCATTCATTGCCGGCGCATTTGCCCTTATTCTGACGGCCTCAGGCGCCGGCGCGCAGCAGGCGACGGCGACGATGCCGGGCATGAAGCTTTCCAACGACCAGCCGATCCAGATCGAAAGCGACAAGCTGGAGATCCACGACCAGGAACACACCGCGCTCTTCACTGGCAACGTCAAGGTCGTCCAGGGGACAACGACGATGCAGTCCGGCAAGATGACCGTCTATTACAAGGACAAGGCGGCAAAGCCGGCTGCTGACGGCGCGCAGCCCGCAGCGCAGCCGGAACAGTCGGCCTCGCTTGCATCGGGAAGTGCCGATATCGACAAGATCCTGGTGACGGACAAGGTCTTCCTGAGCTCGGGCACGCAGACGGCGACCGCCGATGACGGCAATTTCGACATGGCCTCGCAGACATTCATCCTCACGGCGGATGAGGGGAATAAAGTTATTCTGTCGGACGGGCCGAACGTCTTTACCGGCTGCAAACTGACGGTTCATATGCAGACCGGTCAGGCGCAGCTTGAAAGCTGCGGCGGGCGTGTCCAGATTCAGCTCGATCCGAAATCGCAGCCGAATGCGCAGCAGCAGAAGCAGAACTGAGAAGCCGGCCTCCCACGTGAAATTATCATCGCTATCCACCATGTTCGGCAAGCCCGGGCCACAAGCTGCGGGTGCCGCCGACAAGAGCCGCTATCAGGGAACGCTGATCGCACGGGGTCTGACGAAGACCTATGCGACGCGGCGCGTCGTCAACGGCGTCTCGCTGGTGGTGCGCCGTGGCGAGGCCGTCGGCCTGCTCGGCCCGAACGGCGCCGGCAAGACCACCTGTTTTTACATGATCACCGGCCTCGTGCCGGTCGATGAAGGCACGATCGAGATCGACGGCAACGACGTCACGACCATGCCGATGTACCGCCGCTCGCGCCTCGGCGTCGGTTACCTGCCGCAGGAAGCCTCGATCTTCCGCGGCCTGACGGTGGAAGAGAATATCCGCGCCGTCCTCGAAGTGCATGTGAAGGACAAGGCCGAGCGCGAGCAGAAGCTGAACGAGCTGCTGGAGGAATTCCATATCCAGAAGCTGCGCAAGAGTGCCGCCGTCGCCCTGTCCGGCGGTGAGCGCCGCCGCCTCGAAATCGCGCGTGCGCTTGCGACCGACCCGACCTTCATGCTGCTCGACGAGCCCTTTGCCGGCGTCGACCCGATCTCGGTCGCCGACATCCAGAATCTCGTTCACCACCTGACGGCGCGCGGCATCGGCGTTCTCATTACCGACCACAATGTGCGCGAGACGCTGGGTCTGATCGACCGCGCCTACATCATCCATGCCGGTGAGGTGCTGACCCATGGCCGGGCGAACGACATCGTCAACAATCCGGAAGTGCGCCGGCTCTACCTCGGCGACAATTTCAGCCTCTGACGCCGGATCCGGATGATTTTAGGCCGGATCGGCAGAAATTCACAGTGCCGTCATAGTTCCGCTTGACCAAATACAATAAAAAAGCAATTTTTGGGCCAACTTGGATTTCCGTGGCCTGAAGCCTTGATCGGACGCGGTTTCCCGGAGGAATCGAGGGGAGTTTCGCGTCCGTCATGGCACTGTCCGCCAATCTTTTCCTGCGCCAGACCCAGTCTTTGGTGATGACACCGCAACTGATGCAATCCATCCAGTTGCTGCAGATGACTCATTTCGAACTCAACCAGTTCATCGCCCTGGAAGTGGAGAAGAACCCGCTGCTCGAATTTCCGTCGAATGACGGCGAGGCGGGCGGTGAACGCGGCGATGCCGAAGATGGAGAATATGCTCATCAGCCCGAGGATGCCGGCTCCGACGACGGCTACGACAACCGCACCGAGGCGCTCTCCAGCGACTGGTATGACAATGGCGGCAGCGCCAGCACCAGCCGGCTGAACGACGAACTCGACGCCAATTACACCAATGTCTTTCCTGATGACGGTGCCCCGCAGCGCCTCGATGCGCCGGAACTCGTCAGCCAGTGGAAGTCGATGCCGGGCAGCGGTGAGGGCGCCGACTACGATCTCGACGATTTCGTCGCCGGCCAGGTGTCGCTGCGCGATCATCTCGCCCAGCAGATCCCTTTCGTCCTGCCTGACATGGCCGACCGGCTGATCGCGCAGAATTTCGTCGACCAGCTCGACGACTGCGGTTATCTGCAGGCCGATATCGTCGAGGCGGGCGAGAGGCTGGGCACGAGCCTCGTACAGGCCGAGCGCGTGCTTGCCACCCTGCAGAGCCTTGATCCGCCAGGTGTTTTCGCCCGTAGCCTCGCCGAATGCCTGGCGATCCAGCTCAGGCAGAAGGACCGGTACGACCCGGCCATGCAGGCTCTGGTCGAAAACCTCGAACTGCTGGCCCGGCGCGATTTTGCCACGCTGAAGCGGCTCTGCGGCGTCGACGAGGAAGATCTTCTCGACATGCTCGGCGAGATCCGTCAGCTCAATCCCAAGCCCGGCAGCGGCTTCGAAGCGGGTGTTTCCGAAGCGATCACGCCGGATGTAGTCGTCAGGCCCGCCTCGGACGGCGGCTGGCTGGTCGAGCTCAATCCGGATACGCTGCCGCGCGTGCTGGTCAACCAATCCTATTTTTCCCGTGTGACGAAGAACGGCGAGGACCACGCCTTCCTCTCCGATTGCCTGCAGAGCGCCAACTGGCTGACGCGCAGCCTCGACCAGCGGGCAAAAACCATCATGAAGGTGGCAAGCGAAATCGTCCGCCAGCAGGACGCCTTCCTGCTGCACGGCGTCGATCACCTGCGCCCGCTGAACCTGAAAACGGTCGCCGAAGCGATCAAGATGCATGAATCCACCGTCAGTCGCGTCACGTCGAACAAATATATGCTGACGCCGCGCGGCCTCTTTGAACTCAAATATTTCTTCACCGTCTCGATCAGCGCCGTCGCCGGCGGCGACAGCCATTCGGCCGAGGCCGTGCGTCACAAGATCCGTGCGCTGATCCTGCAGGAGAGCCCGGAGGCGGTGCTTTCCGATGACGATATCGTCGACATGCTGAAGAAGGGTGGCGTCGATCTCGCCCGCCGCACCGTTGCGAAATACAGGGAGGCAATGAACATCGCCTCTTCGGTCCAGCGCCGCCGCGAGAAGCGGGCGCTCGCCAAGGTCGCGGGCTTCTGACGCAGCAATGCTTCGACCTCGATCGAAGCATCCGGCCCGCAAATCCCGCTATTCCTCTCCAGCGCCACGCGTCTTTTCAGACGCGCAACGGCGCCGCAACCCTTTGAATTGTCTTCAACGAAGATCGAAATGCCGACCATGACGCCGCAAAATCAGAACCTTGCCAGGGAGCTTTTCCTGCTGCTGGTGCTGGCGACCCTCTGGGGTTCCTCCTATAGCTTCATCAAGATCGGCGTCGAGACGATCCCGCCGATAACGTTGATCGCCGCCCGCACGCTGATTGCCGGCGGCATTCTGCTGGCCGTCCTGCACCACCGGCGTGTCCGTCTGCCGCGCGATCGTGCCACCTGGCGGCGGTTTTTCGTTCAGGCCTGCCTGAACAGCGTCGTCCCCTTCACGCTGATCGCCTGGGCGGAACAGTTCGTCGATGCCGGATTGGCGGTGATCCTGAATTCGGCAACGCCGATTTTCACCTTCCTGCTGGCCGTGCTGATCACCGGCCATGAGCAGGTGACGCTGCGACGGCTTTTCGGCGTCATGGCCGGGCTTGCCGGCATCTGCCTCGTCATCGGCGTCGAAGCGCTCGGTGGTCTCGGTGAAAACCTGATGGCGCAGCTTGCCATCATCCTGGCGACCATCTGTTATGCAGGTGCCGCGATTTTCAGCAAGAACTTCAAGGGGCTCGATCCCGCAGTGCCGGCGGCTGGCTCGTTGATCTCGGGCGCGGTCATTCTCTTGCCGATGAGCCTCGTCGTCGATCGGCCGTGGGAAATCGATCCTTCGGCGGCATCGATGCTGGCGCTGCTGGCCCTCTCCGCCTTCTCGACGGCGCTTGCCTTTGTGATCTATTTCCGTCTTGTCCAGACGCTGGGTTCGGTCGGAACCACCGCGCAAGCCTATCTCAGAGTGCCGATCGGTGTTGCGATCGGCATCGTCTTCCTCGACGAAAGGCTGAGCTCGACGGCCTGGATCGGACTCGTTTGCGTCATATCAGGTGTCGCCGCCATGACGATCCCCGCAAGAAGGCGCGCAACGCAAGCGCGAAACGCGTAAAGTAGACAGGGTGGCGATCGGCGGTATGCCTTGGCCGGCAAGGTATCCGCCACCCGTTGACCGAGTGCCGGCGATGGTGATTCGGCGCCCTATTGACTTTTAGGCAAGCTCTGGCTAGAAGCCCGCCGCAATCGATGCCGTGAACGGCGTCTGGAGTTATCCCCAGCATCAGAAGGGCACCAAGGACCCGCAGGCCTAAGCCGATCTTGCTTGAGATTGTGCGAAGTGCTTGGATGAACCTGAGGCTTGGCGTAAACTGATACCCGCAAACGACCATAAGAAGGGAAACTCCATGAGTGTGCGTGTATCCGGGAAACATATGGAAATTGGTGAATCGTTCCGTCAAAAGATCGAGGACCAAATTGGTATGGCCATCACGAAATACTTCGACGGGGGATATTCCGGCCAGGTGACCGTGGAAAAGGCGAGTTCTCGTTACTCGGCGGATTGCAAGCTTCATCTCGACAGCGGGGTGGTGCTGCATGCAGCCGGCGAGGCGACCGACCCGCAATTGGCTTTCGACGCGGCTTCCCAGCGGATCGAAAAGCGGCTGCGGCGTTACAAGCGCAAGCTGAAGGACCATCACGCCGGAAACCATCTGAATGGTTTTGCAGAGGTCTCCTACACGGTTATGGATTCCGTTCCTGATCACGATGATGAAATCGCCGACGATTTCGCTCCGGCGATCGTCGCTGAAAGCACGAAGCAGCTGAAGACCATGTCGGTCGCCACCGCAGTGATGGCGCTCGACATGACCGACGAGCCGCTTCTTCTGTTCCGCAGCCCCGGCAAGGAACATCTGAACATCGTTTACCGTCGGCACGACGGAAATATTGGCTGGATCGATTCAGCCAGTATCAAAGGCTGAGATCAGGGTGGTGAGCGGCGGTATTGCCGCCGCTCCTTGCATTTGATCCCGGCGACAGAAGGAAAAAGAAATGGCATTGGCAGATTTGCTCCATCAGGATGCGATCATTCCCGCCCTCAGAGTAAATTCCAAGAAACAGTTGCTTCAGGAATTGGCTGCAAGAGCCTCCAGGATCACGGGGCTTTCCGAGCGCGAGATCTTCGACGTCATCCTGCAGCGCGAACGCCTTGGCTCGACTGGAGTCGGCAACGGCATCGCCATTCCTCACGGCAAGCTGGTGAACATT
The Rhizobium leguminosarum DNA segment above includes these coding regions:
- the lptC gene encoding LPS export ABC transporter periplasmic protein LptC, which encodes MLDTLKNNGHAAYSGSGRSAYGDALFHSARVRRLKILLPVAALIIAASLTAVALVSIYLPENIKMEGAKIENGKVVMEKPAISGRNSDGINYSMLAERALQDIRNPDLITLETIKAAVPMNDGLIARVVASTADYNRATDNLHMTAPFTLVLSSGLNANFQSAQLDIKGGNMRSDDPVTITKDNASIVAKTLQITDKGRVITFEGNVRMNVDPSTIHKQGT
- a CDS encoding DMT family transporter, whose amino-acid sequence is MPTMTPQNQNLARELFLLLVLATLWGSSYSFIKIGVETIPPITLIAARTLIAGGILLAVLHHRRVRLPRDRATWRRFFVQACLNSVVPFTLIAWAEQFVDAGLAVILNSATPIFTFLLAVLITGHEQVTLRRLFGVMAGLAGICLVIGVEALGGLGENLMAQLAIILATICYAGAAIFSKNFKGLDPAVPAAGSLISGAVILLPMSLVVDRPWEIDPSAASMLALLALSAFSTALAFVIYFRLVQTLGSVGTTAQAYLRVPIGVAIGIVFLDERLSSTAWIGLVCVISGVAAMTIPARRRATQARNA
- a CDS encoding GNAT family N-acetyltransferase — translated: MTWTIRPPRAEDQEVLAEIYLSVRRETFVWVDPGKFHREDFAAHTNGETVFVCAHESGSVAGFLSLWPEDDFIHMLYLKPEFQGQGAGTALLHALPEWPQHRYRLKCLVKNRRAKAFYLAHGFQVTGNGTSPEGDYEELSFFPV
- the rpoN gene encoding RNA polymerase factor sigma-54 — translated: MALSANLFLRQTQSLVMTPQLMQSIQLLQMTHFELNQFIALEVEKNPLLEFPSNDGEAGGERGDAEDGEYAHQPEDAGSDDGYDNRTEALSSDWYDNGGSASTSRLNDELDANYTNVFPDDGAPQRLDAPELVSQWKSMPGSGEGADYDLDDFVAGQVSLRDHLAQQIPFVLPDMADRLIAQNFVDQLDDCGYLQADIVEAGERLGTSLVQAERVLATLQSLDPPGVFARSLAECLAIQLRQKDRYDPAMQALVENLELLARRDFATLKRLCGVDEEDLLDMLGEIRQLNPKPGSGFEAGVSEAITPDVVVRPASDGGWLVELNPDTLPRVLVNQSYFSRVTKNGEDHAFLSDCLQSANWLTRSLDQRAKTIMKVASEIVRQQDAFLLHGVDHLRPLNLKTVAEAIKMHESTVSRVTSNKYMLTPRGLFELKYFFTVSISAVAGGDSHSAEAVRHKIRALILQESPEAVLSDDDIVDMLKKGGVDLARRTVAKYREAMNIASSVQRRREKRALAKVAGF
- the lptB gene encoding LPS export ABC transporter ATP-binding protein, whose product is MFGKPGPQAAGAADKSRYQGTLIARGLTKTYATRRVVNGVSLVVRRGEAVGLLGPNGAGKTTCFYMITGLVPVDEGTIEIDGNDVTTMPMYRRSRLGVGYLPQEASIFRGLTVEENIRAVLEVHVKDKAEREQKLNELLEEFHIQKLRKSAAVALSGGERRRLEIARALATDPTFMLLDEPFAGVDPISVADIQNLVHHLTARGIGVLITDHNVRETLGLIDRAYIIHAGEVLTHGRANDIVNNPEVRRLYLGDNFSL
- the sppA gene encoding signal peptide peptidase SppA translates to MDSSMIADRRRLRRKLGFWRLVAVALIVALGFAFYRFALGDAGTQRPHIAHVTISGLIVDDDELLERLKKVETSDQVKAAVISISSPGGTTYGGEKVFKAIRAISAKKPVVSDVRTLAASAGYMIATAGDTIIAGDSSITGSIGVIFQYPQIQPLLDKIGVSLQEIKSSPLKAEPSPFHEASEEAKAMIRNMVVDSYNWFVDLVADRRKLPRDEALKLADGTIYTGRQALKAKLVDTIGGEAEIRAYLTSRGVDSDLPMVDWDKKSNTPFLLAGAVSRLITIFGYGDLMKTQDINGILPPKLLLDGLLSVWQVGHD
- the hpf gene encoding ribosome hibernation-promoting factor, HPF/YfiA family, whose amino-acid sequence is MSVRVSGKHMEIGESFRQKIEDQIGMAITKYFDGGYSGQVTVEKASSRYSADCKLHLDSGVVLHAAGEATDPQLAFDAASQRIEKRLRRYKRKLKDHHAGNHLNGFAEVSYTVMDSVPDHDDEIADDFAPAIVAESTKQLKTMSVATAVMALDMTDEPLLLFRSPGKEHLNIVYRRHDGNIGWIDSASIKG
- a CDS encoding LptA/OstA family protein, yielding MTKDCRISTCKTGLAFIAGAFALILTASGAGAQQATATMPGMKLSNDQPIQIESDKLEIHDQEHTALFTGNVKVVQGTTTMQSGKMTVYYKDKAAKPAADGAQPAAQPEQSASLASGSADIDKILVTDKVFLSSGTQTATADDGNFDMASQTFILTADEGNKVILSDGPNVFTGCKLTVHMQTGQAQLESCGGRVQIQLDPKSQPNAQQQKQN
- a CDS encoding SRPBCC family protein, yielding MDFTGEERIAAPRDVVWAALNDPEMMRGCIPGCQSIERLSPDVFEATIKVKFSLLSATFHGLLTLSNVDAPRSYTLSAEGKGGLAGFARGSADVVLEERGAETILRYRSKAELGGRLAQLGARLLDSTSQRLAEGFFSDFNAAVVAKMAAG
- a CDS encoding LapA family protein — protein: MAKKIVNLLILLPLGVILIVFCVANRQSVTLAFNPFRPEDQVLAVSAPFFVFLVVALITGMLIGAAATWFSQGKHRKRARTEAKEAIRWQSEADRHKNRAEEIAGQLPAR
- a CDS encoding integration host factor subunit beta, whose translation is MIKSELVQIVAARNPHLYHRDVENIVNAVLDEITDALAAGNRVELRGFGAFSVKNRPSRSGRNPRTGDTVFVEEKWVPFFKTGKELRERLNPGQADEED